One segment of Vicinamibacterales bacterium DNA contains the following:
- a CDS encoding BamA/TamA family outer membrane protein, with amino-acid sequence MGAMLTVLALAAVMQAETITEVRVHGNATVSDAVVLQLAGVTVGQPLGPGAIEAVEKRLRDSGRFDEVQVRKRYRTLAMDEVALVLVVHERPGTSAAGEPPSAAQRLRSRLMFFPILHYDDGYGWTYGARTSVVDAAGKGTRLSVPLSWGGTRRVALEVDRTFKSGPLTRLSGSFGLAQRENPHFSIDDRRLELEARAERRLFRRVTLGAEIGRSRVSFAPLRDNVWTTGADVTLDTRGDLSYPLDAVLASAAWSRLNAVGAASFGPSGTSIDRYRLDARGYKRLWGQNVLAVRAGYDTSSAPLPAYEQWLLGGSSLRGTRGGAFAGDKRIVWSAEVRVPFSSPLSTGRTGFNVFIDGGATAAYGQRLFDQPRHRSAGAGVWVTAAIFSLNLDVARSIDGHRTRVHFGTGFSF; translated from the coding sequence ATGGGTGCGATGCTCACCGTGCTCGCGCTCGCCGCCGTCATGCAGGCGGAGACCATCACTGAAGTCCGCGTTCACGGCAACGCGACCGTGTCCGACGCCGTGGTGCTGCAGCTTGCCGGCGTGACCGTCGGGCAGCCGCTCGGGCCGGGCGCTATCGAGGCGGTCGAGAAGCGCCTGCGGGACAGCGGCCGCTTCGACGAGGTCCAGGTGCGCAAGCGCTATCGCACGCTGGCGATGGACGAAGTGGCGCTCGTGCTGGTCGTCCACGAGCGCCCCGGCACGAGTGCCGCCGGCGAACCGCCGAGCGCCGCGCAGCGGCTGCGCAGCCGGTTGATGTTCTTTCCCATCCTTCACTACGACGATGGCTACGGATGGACGTACGGGGCGCGGACGAGCGTCGTCGACGCCGCGGGGAAAGGCACGCGCCTGTCGGTGCCGCTGTCCTGGGGCGGCACCCGCCGCGTCGCCCTCGAGGTGGATCGGACGTTCAAGTCGGGTCCGCTGACGCGGCTGTCGGGATCGTTCGGGCTGGCGCAGCGCGAGAACCCGCATTTCTCGATCGACGATCGGCGGCTCGAGCTCGAAGCGCGCGCCGAACGGCGGCTCTTCCGGCGCGTGACCCTGGGGGCCGAGATCGGCCGCAGCCGTGTGAGCTTCGCTCCGCTTCGCGACAACGTGTGGACGACCGGCGCGGACGTCACCCTCGACACGCGCGGCGATCTCTCGTACCCGCTGGACGCCGTGCTGGCCAGCGCCGCGTGGAGCCGCCTCAACGCCGTCGGGGCCGCGAGCTTCGGCCCCTCGGGCACGTCGATCGATCGCTATCGCCTCGACGCGCGCGGTTACAAACGGCTCTGGGGACAGAACGTGCTGGCGGTGCGCGCCGGCTACGACACCTCGTCGGCGCCGCTCCCCGCCTACGAGCAGTGGCTGCTCGGCGGATCGAGTCTGCGCGGAACCCGCGGCGGGGCCTTTGCCGGCGACAAGCGGATCGTGTGGTCGGCCGAGGTGCGCGTCCCCTTCTCCTCGCCGTTGAGCACCGGGCGCACCGGCTTCAACGTCTTCATCGACGGCGGCGCGACCGCCGCGTACGGACAGAGGCTCTTCGATCAGCCGAG